The following DNA comes from Peromyscus leucopus breed LL Stock chromosome 2, UCI_PerLeu_2.1, whole genome shotgun sequence.
GTTTGGATATGGAGTGTCTCTCGAGGTTTCCTGTGCTGGAGGCTGGTTCTCATGGCAGCAGTGTTCATAGGGAACATGAGCCTTCATCATCCTCAAGGAACAAACTGTATCAGTGAAAGCCTGCTGATTGTTGGAGATGAGTGGACTACTAGGTAGTGAGACTTTGCTGGAGGAAGGTTGGGGCTCCATCTAAGGACACACTTCGTCCCTGTCTGCATTTTGGCCACCATGAAGTGAGTGACTTGTGAGTCCCACTGTCTTCCTACTATGCAGTGGATCCAAAAATCCATGCAGTTAACCTTCAAACTTGTGAgacaaaataagtgaaaattaacCTTTGACATTTTTAATAGCTTCTCActcttgtgtatgtatgtgagtgtgtctatgcatgtatttgtgtgtgactatacatgtgtgtctgtctgagtgtgtgtgcatgtgtgtctgtgtgtgtgtatgtgtgtttgtgtatatatgtgaaagTATGTATGCTAATGTGTGTATaaggatgtgcatgtgtgtttctgtgtgttaatttgtgtgtgttgtatatatatgTGGAATATGGGattgtgcatatttgtgtgtttgtgcaaatgtgtgtatgtgtggaaatttgtacatgtgtatgagtttttATGTTTGAATGAtggtatgtatttgtatgtgttggaatgtgtacattggtgtttgcTTGAGTGTTTGGGTGTGTCTCTCTGTGCACATGTGTTGAAAATCTGTcttatgtgtgactgtgtgtatacatgtgtagtggagtgtgtttatgtgtatttccATTGTGGgaatatgtttatgtgtgtgtgcatatgtgtgcctatgtgtgagtgtggattgtgtgtgtatttgtgtgtaatatgcatgtatttgtgtgtgaatatAGATTCACATTTGtataaatgtgtttttatgtgtatgtgtgtaagcatgtgtgtgcatttgtgtgtttgtgtatgcctgtgtgtgagtgtaagcatatgtgtatgtgagtgtgtgtgatggtaTGTGTATAACTGTGTGATTGtgcttgtatgtttgtgtacatggtTTTGTGACAGCATGTGGCTGTATGTATCCATATTGATGAATGAGggagtgtgtatctgtgtgaatgtataAGTGTGTGATGGTTTGTGGTgctgtgtgggcatgcatgcattGAGGACATGTGCGTAGGTACAAATTTGCCAAGTGTGAACTTGTGGTCAGAGTCCAGTTTATTGGAGTCAGTTTCTCTATTTCAACCGctggttccaggaatcaaactcagctcaTCAAGCTTGAATAGCAAGCCTTTACACATGGAGACCTCATGATGGCATGACAATCATTTGGTGAATAATGAAGATACACTGATGGTGCAATTAACAtcttatataaattaatattagagctaataaaagcaatttgaagaaaataacttAATAAAGCCTTTAAATATTGCAAAATTTTGAAGTATTTCATTAGCCtcaatgcttttttcttttttggtttttttagacagggtttctctgtgtatcccagactgttctgaaactcactctgtagaccaggctagccttgaactcagagatccacctgcctcagcctctcaaatgctgggattaaatgtgtgcaccaccaccatcatgggcatcaatattttaatttagacACAATTTGGATCACACTTTACATTGTGatttaaacatatatgtaaataatacaaataagacagaaattatggtaaaatgaatttcaacaacttttaaatacaatttttagagaaaattttgTCTTTACAATAGATGTGTAAATTTCAAACAAAGAGTAGATCTCTGGTGTAACAGCTAATGACAGTtctatttagaaaaagaaagctggAAAACAGCTTTCTGAGAGCAGCAGTGAAAGGGGAAGCAAAGATGAAAACCACAACGGTGATAAAAAATTCccaagagaagcagagagaatgagttAAACACAATGAAAGACAACTGGAAAGTAGGGGGAGTGCATTCAGAAAATGGACACCAGTGTTTTTCCCTATTTAAGACAGATGCACACAGCATGGTCTTCAGAGACCCTAAAGGAGAAGGTTCAGGaccacagagcccagaggacCAGCAGCATCTGCAACATTCACAATGGCCAGGCCCTGTGCTCTCCTGACATTCCTGGTGGTGATGCACTTCTGGTCAAGCTGCTGTCTGGGATGTGACCTGCCTGAGACTCATCACCTCAGGAACAAGAGAGGCTCCACACTCCTGGCACAAATGAGGagactctcccctctctcctgcctgaaGGACAGAATGGACTTTGCATTCCCTCTGGAGAAGGTGGATGCCCAGCACATCCAGAAGGCTCAAGCCGTCTATGTCATGGGTGAGGTCACCCAGCAGGTCCTGACACTCTTCACTTTGGATGAATCATCTGCTGTTTGGAATACAACCCTCCTAGACACATTCTGTGATGAGCTCTACCAGCAGCTCAAAGACCTGCAAGACTGTCTGATGGAGCATGTGGAGCTGCAGGAACCTTCCCTGAGCCAGGAAGACTCCCTGGTGGCTGTGAGAAACTACTTCCACAGGATCACTGTCTacctgaaggagaagaaacacagcccCTGTGCCTGGGAGGTGGTCAGAGCAGAAGTCAGGAGAGTCCTGTCTTCCTCAGCCAAGCTGCTGGCAGGACTGACTGAGGAGAAGGAGTAAGTCCTGAGCCAAACTGATGAGACCTCTCCTGGGCTACAACACTGCATAAATTCTCCTTTTAAAACTCTCATTTATTTTTGACATGAATTCAACCAACCTGACTACATGTTCTtgcaaaacagaacaaattttATCTATATGTAAGGGCATTTGTTTCTGCATCCATTTGCGTATCTCTGTGTATtatgtctatatttattttactatttatgtaatttaagataaaacttggagtattatattttctttaatgtagCAACCATcagatgtaattaaattattttgaatcCCATTCAATTTTCCTGTATAAAACACTTTGATTTTTTAATTCTGTAACTTTTAAGATTTTTCCAGTCTTTTTAAGTTGATACTCTAAACCAtaaaaattttacaaaagaaCAGAGTATTGAAAAACTGCAATGGATGCAAGTGTTCACAGCATAGAGTTTAGACAAACCCTAAATCTgtccctctgcttctcccagtATATAGTATTCTCTGTATGTAAAGCCAGCATACTACCTGGTAGGAAGCCAGAGAATCTGGCTCCTGTCACATTGTGACTGAGTCTTCTTTGACATATTTCCCAGAGGAATCCTCCCTCTGACTTTCATGACCTCCGGAACCTTTTTTCTACTCTCAACTTCTATGAGTTTAACTGTTTTGGGTTTCAAATATCAGTGAGATCATGTACAGTGATAGGAACAGATATCAGAAAAATGATTAGCCTGCCTGAATACCACAGACAACATACcaagaagaaatcaggaaaacaacccCATTCATAACAGCCTCATGAAACATCCCTGAAATAAATCCCACCAGGGAAGTGAAACTCCTCTAAAATTAATCCTTTGCAACACTACTATAACATCTCAATTTTCACgggtttttcttctcctcctcctcctcttcctcctcctctttctcacccttCTTCTCTTGGAGCTTCCAGTTGTGCATGGATACACGGCCATCGCCTGGAGCCTAGGTAGCCTCTCTGAGGGGCCCAAACACTGAGGACAACTGAATCTCTCTCTCAGAAGCTATCAACTGCCACAGTTCCTCAGCTAGAagagaacattcctccattttccAAGCTGGGATTTTGTCCAGCCTGATCTTGTCCATTCGGTCATAGCAACCCTTGGTTTATTAGGGCAactgtcctgttgtgtctgagAACACTGCTTTGCTGTGCTcatcatccactgcctctgggtcttacaattcttctgctccctcttctacaatgataCTCCAGGCAGGAAGTCAtcgttttattttgtgttcatggaTCAGTTGTAGGACTTTGTGTTTATTGCCATTGACTGTGAGAGGCTTCTGTGGTAAGGGAACTGCAGGAACTCTCCAATAGACATATAGTTATAATGTGAATTCAGGTATTATGACACCACAACactgcttttattcttttctatcttCACCATTCCATATGtgctttttatgtttgtttatgattttttttgagacagggtttctcagtgtagttttggtgcctgtcctggatctcgctctgtacaccaggctgtcctcgaactcagagatccacctggctctgcttcccgagtgctggaattaaaggcatgggccaccactgcccagcccatatGTGTTCTAAAATTGATACTTCTGGGAGAAAcataacttaaatttttattgtggggctggagagatagctcagaggttagaaACACTGGTtgttttccagaggtcctgagttcaaatcccacatggttgctcacaaacatctgtaatgagatctggtgccctctcccagcctgcagggatacaagcaggcagaacactgtatatgtaataaacaaatcttataaataaataaaaatgtaattaaaaattttgtattGTGTCGTGGATTTAATAGGAATGTCCCCCATTGACcaagtgtttgaatgcttggcccatgggGATTGGCACTATACGAGGTGcaaccttgttggagtaggtgtggccttgttgtaggaagtgtgtcactgtggaagtggacTTAGAGTTCTTATATGCTCAATCTAGGCCTTGtgtggcagtctccttctgctgcctttggatcaaggTGTAGAAttctcaggtccttctccagtaccatgtctgcctgcatgctgccatgtttcctacCATGAAGTTGATGGTGGGaactgaagctgtaagccagccccaattaattgttttcctttataagagttgctgtggtcatggtgtctcttcacaacaatagaaacctttACTAAGACAGATTGCATTGAACCTGAACATCTCTAGGATATGGAGTCACTTTCATAGCACCATTGTAGTTAATCAACACAGATCTTTTCCACTGAATCTTAGTAGGTaatgttgttgctgctgctgtctcaTTTGGATGACACACCGTTTCCTTTCTTCAGCTTCATTTCCAATGACATCATATTTTTTGGTTCATTGCCACGGCCAACATCAGGGTTTTCTTCCTAGGAAAGTAGCAAAGAGAAATACAGCAGATGTGAAGACTTCTATCATGAAACCAACAcgtcaagaaaagagaggaagagtgaCTGGAAAAGTATAGACAGTTGAAGTACTGAAAGTATTCGCTGTCTTTGAAAATAGCCGGAACCCCTCTACAATTAGTCACATTGGAAATGAAATCAATAAGGAATTGATGGTTTACAAATACTTTATATAGGGATCAGTGTCCTAGCACAACACTGAAGGGGatgtatgtataaacatatatattatatatgatgcACTATTTAGTAGCAGCTCATGCTATATataataatgtacatatatatgtgcacacaacTTTCTTTCTGATATACTGCCAGTCCCTCCCTGCTTTCCCAGACCCCAATCTTTTAGCCTCATAACCCTGATTTCCTCCTCCctgatgtgggaagacacagTGTTTGCTCCTCATTCTTTCCTCATCAACTAGCTCTGCCATTCTACAACTGATAtctattacatcttgctttcTGGCTATTATATTTATGGAAATGCATAACCACCAGCTGAAATAGAATATGAAGCGATTCAAGTTTTGTGATAgagtttcctctttttttgatttgttttatttaaatcagaGTGTTCTTCTAAAGAACTAATGCTAACTATGGccaaaaacagagagaggggtAGGGGGAAGGGTAGTGTGGGGAGAGTAAGAGGcagtgggagagagaaggggagggggagggggaagaggagggagaggggcagggacagaggaAATAATCTGCCATGCTGGCAAACATTTAGAGAGGAAGAGAGCTCCCTACTGGCCATCACTGTCAAAGAAGAAACAATTTAACTCTGGtgtgttttctttagaaattatATTTCTCAGAAGAGTTTTCCCACAACTAAAACAGGAATTTTCCCCAAAAGAACTGACATCAGTTTGGAAGACTCAATTCCCTTCACTTCTCATTTGAGGATGGGAGCACCCTCCCAGGTCCACAGGGGTCATGCCTTCTGGACAGTGGTCTGCTCAACATGCACAAAACAGTCACTAAGGCTTTTTCCCCTCTAGTCTTCTCCAGAGCAGGTTCTCTGGAGAAGGAGGAATCTGTATATAGTCCCCTCAGTTGATAATTACAACCAAGCTCTGTGTCTGACCTCACATCATTTTGACCAGTAGGTAAAACATTTGTAATGTGTCATGTAACTGAGCAAACCATGCCCCAGCTAGGAATGATGTAAAATAATGTCTGAACACTCAAAGGAGATTCTCCCCCTGCTGCTCTGCCTACTGAGACCAGCAACACTGGGCTTGGGAAATGCACTGACTTATGACTGTTGTTTGAACAGTGACTTCAAAAGTTCAGGTTACCTCTCCAAGATAGAACATGTCACAAGGGGAACCTGAATCCTTGTTACAGACAATATTACAGTCACTCTTAACCGGTACAGAATGAACTAGCCCTTATTCAAATTGGATTGAAGTCTGTGTTTTGCAGGGTCATAGATCAACAGCCCAGAGTATCTTGACCCAACAGCCTCTTTGCATTCTTCAGTACAGATGTAGTGAAGAAGACAATGTCCATCTGTAGGTTCAGCTGCCAGGGAAACCCTAGACTTCCATCcacttcatacacacatacacacacacacacatacacacacacacacacacacacacacacacacacacacacacacacatatatatatagtactttgggaatttcacatcatgcaccccaatcctgcaCCCCGCCCAGCACTCTCATATCTATCACTAACCCCTTCAGCATTGAACTCCgacagaaattaattaaaaacaaaatgaaacagacatAAAATTCCACCTCAATCCACTGTCTTTCCCACTTCCACAACTCTTCTTCATTTGTCCTAATGACATCAGGAGATTCAGTatgtcacacagtatacctttTTCTTCAGTCAGCCTCACCCTCAAATGTTctttgcaatgagtcattggtcggGTTCAAGACTTCTGGCCTCTGGcccaccatcatcactggaccctacATAAAGAAACTCCCCTCATATACTGTTATTGCCCCAAGTCAGTCATAGAGATGCTGCGGTTATTGCTgtgtgatgttctgtatgttaaaagtgttgctctgattggttaataaataaaatactgattggccagtagccagacaggaagtatagggggaagaaggagagaggaaaattctgggaagtggaaggctgaggcagagagacactgccagccgccgccatgacaagcaagatgtaaggtaccagaagGGCAAGCAAGAGTCATGTGGCAACTCATAGACTAagagacatgggttaatttaaggtggaagaattagatagcaagaagcctgccacgataatacagtttgtaagcaatataagtctctgtgtgtttattcagtTGAGTCTAAATGGCTTTGGgacaggccagtgagagagatttttcctgaccgcaggccaggcagaactggaaaaaactccagctacaagttaATGTTCTGTAGGACCAGTCATCAGGTCATAAATGGGATAGATGATGGTGGGGGGGCAACCCAAGGGCAAGTATGTGGGTCTAAGTGGTACCTGAGCTCCTCATTTGGGCAGCTGGGACCAGCCTCCTCAGGTCGGGGTTAGAGACAGCTTTCCTACACCAAATCCATTGGGGCCTCCTCTCCTGTGCCCACAGTGAGGGGTGTGGTACTATACATCCCAAGAGGAACTGAGGCAGCTCTCCTGttgcagtgtccagtgaggggcagggctagtcattccagggccagtgaagggcaggatGGGCTCAGCAAGGCTCTTGGATTTCAACATGTACAGTTCTTATGGACCTCTGTGGTGACAgtggccatggacatcaacacagacaccAGTGCAGCAGgactatggacccagacatggccttcagcaGTAACTCAGGCCAATATGTCTCATCAACTCcttctttttttgtgatatatattttttattttacaataccattcagttctacatatcagccatgggtttccctattctcccccctcccacgccctccccttacccccagcccaccctccattcccacctcctccaggacaagtcctcccccgaggactgtgatcaacttggtagactcagtccagggaggtccagtcccttcctcccagactaagccaagtgtccctgcataagttcctggcttcaaactcatcaACTCCTTCTTAAGAGTAACTTGTCAACTACAAATTCCTTCCTTCTGTCAGGTCTAGCCACTCAACTTCATGGTCAGGAGAAATTTGTCATTGTCACTTTGTTTGTGGAACATGCCCACATGAAGGTTGCCATGTTGGAGTCATCAGGAGAATCACAGGAATAGATAAAGGATTATCCAATATATAGGGACACACACTGTGGAGTGTGTATAAGGGGAAAATTGATTGATACCAAGTTGATCTGCAGAGCTTGTAATTGTAGAAGACTTCGTCAGGGAGTGTGATTATGGATAAACCAGAGTCTGTGTGTCATTGTGAAACATCTTTTAGACATGACTTTCTGCATTCTTTCCTTGGTCCTTATTTTGAAGGTAACTTTAATCATCTTTATGTTTACATAATAGAATAAATTACTTTAAAGCAGTCCCATACTATCACCATGCCCAGAAAATATGTACAGCCATATCATTTTCTACATGTTAGATATAATAACCTGCGTTGGTTCAATAGAATTGGGGAATCAAGAGACAGGAATAAAGAAACTGACACAGGACCATGATGTGAGGAGAGCATCTTAgatagtttctattgctgtgaagaga
Coding sequences within:
- the LOC114688463 gene encoding interferon alpha-12-like — translated: MARPCALLTFLVVMHFWSSCCLGCDLPETHHLRNKRGSTLLAQMRRLSPLSCLKDRMDFAFPLEKVDAQHIQKAQAVYVMGEVTQQVLTLFTLDESSAVWNTTLLDTFCDELYQQLKDLQDCLMEHVELQEPSLSQEDSLVAVRNYFHRITVYLKEKKHSPCAWEVVRAEVRRVLSSSAKLLAGLTEEKE